AGGCGTTCCGTAAGCTACTATAGAAGAGATTCGCCCAATCCTGAGAGTCATAGGGCTATTTTTGCTACAGCTCCAAGCCCATAAATACCAGGCATGAGCACGGAAGTACATTCCCCAGGGGCAAATTTCATGTTCTCTAGGAGCACCGTCCCCGTAAGGAGAACAGTACCTGAGTCTGACAGTTTTTTTCTCTTGTATAGCGTTAAAAAGTGTTTCAAATACAGCAGAGTCCATGAAAGAAACAGGAAGAGCTACTACAGTAGAAAGGGCAAGCTGCTCTCCTTTCTCAGGAATATCCTCAGGAAGAACTCCTTTCAGTTTTCCCCAAAGTTCTGTGCAGGCATCTTCCAGATGTGGCAAAAAATGGGCAGCCATTTTAAGGCCTGCTGCCATAGATGTAACTTCTCTTTCTGTCAATGCTGTGGAGACAAGAAACTTCCCCCGGCCATAAAAAACATACTGACTAGTGTTTCGGTTGTAAGAAATGTCTACCGCGTATTCATCTCGGAGGTAGGCAAGGTCTCGTTCAAAGGTCCGATCACTAGAGTACTCAAGGCGGGTTATTATTTCTCTCTTACTCATCCGAGGCGTGGAGTAAAAAGCAAGAACAAGGTTATTTAGGCGGGAAAGTCTCACGGAGCTCAGGTCTCTGGGCAAGATTACCCCTCCTTTTTATTATAGTTCAAAGAAAACCTTAAAGTGCAATTCATCTATTATTTTTTCATTATATGGATGCAACCGTATTTTAAATTTTAAAACAATTGTATTTATTTAAATACATTCATCTGTAAATTATACATCAAATTTGACAATATCTTTGAAGATAGATATATTAAATATTAAAGGTGTACGCAGAATGAGCTGGGTTTATGTTTTCATTTTCTAAAAATTATAAGGGAGGGTTTCGTTTGAAAAAATTCGTTATTTTACTCCTTGCCTTGACCTGTGTGTTTTCCGCTTCAATGGTTGCTGCTGACACGCCTGATCAGCTGCGTTTTATGGCGGGACCGCCGGGTGGTAACTGGTTTGCCCTGGGTGGTGCTCTTGCTGACCTATGGTCTCAGAAAACTGTTCCCACCACTAGCATTACCGGTGGTGCCGTGGCCAACATCATCAACGCTGATAAGGGTAAAGGTGATTTCGGTTTTTCTAACACGTCCATGGTTGCCGTAGCCCAAAAAGGCGCTGGCGCTCCCTTCGAAGAGCAGGTTAAAAATGCTACTATACTTGCTAACCTCTATACACAGTACACATATTTCCTCGCCCGCAAAGATTTCGTAGAAAAACATAACATTAAGTCCCTTGATGATTTGGTTGCCCGCAAGATCCCAACACGTTTTGCAACTCTTAAGACCGGTACAGGCTCCGAGTTTATTATCAACGGTATTTTTAAATCTGGCTTTGGGCTTGACTATCGCAAGGCCCTGAAGGAATGGGGTGGCTCTGTAGAATATGCCTCCTACTCTGACGGCGCAGATCTTATCGCAGACAAACATATTGATATTTTTGCCTTCTCAGTAGGCAAGGTCGCCTCCATCGTTATGCAGGTAGAGAGCCAGACTGATATTGTGATACTTGGAATGGAACAGGAAACCCTTGATAAAGTTGGTGCCGATTACGGTACTGTAACCTTTACAGTAGATCCCGGCATCTACAAATCCGTTAAAGATACACCTGTAAAGGTTGTGGGAGACTACACCTGCATAGTGGTACGCAACGACCTCGACGAAAAAATGGTTTACGACCTCTGCAAAACAATGCATGAGAATCAGGAATCCCTTTCCAAGGCAGTGGTGGACATAAAAGAACTGAATCCCGCAACGGCGATTCCTGGAGATCCTATCAAGAGCCATGCAGGAGCAATAAAATACTGGACAGAGGCCGCCAAGAAATAGCCTAAAAGAACTTTTTTATGCACACTCAAAACCAATAAGGCGGGCATCAAGCCCGCCTTTGTCGTTTATGTCTCTGTATCGTTTCGATTTATTTGTCAAGGAGGGTTCCATTTCATGAGAAAACTTGACGGTTTTGTAGCAAAGGCATTATATGTCTATGTCCTTGCTATGGGTTTCTTCCATCTTTATACTGCTGTATTTGGTACCTTTGAGGCCTTTCTCCAAAGGGCAATTCACTTAACGTGGGTGCTGCCTATGGCCTTTGTGCTCTATCCCCTTGTCCCCTTTAAAAAAGACCAGCTTCCTGATACAACAGTGCCCTGGTATGATTGGATTCTTGCTGCTGCTTCCGCGGCTCCTGGCCTATACATCATGATTAATTATGACCAACTCATGATGCGTATGCAGGGAGTTGATGAACTCACCACTGCCCAGCTCATACTTGGCACCATGTTGATCGTGCTTCTTCTGGAAGCAACTCGGCGCATCGTAGGGCTGCCCCTTGTGATCGTAGCATTAGTCTTTACAGTTTATACTTACGTATGTGATGCCAGTTTTCTTCCCTCTGTACTTAGAGGAGTGCCTACAGAATTCGACAGAATTATCGAGGGTATGTTCCTAACAGATGAGGGGATTTTCTCTTCGTCGCTGGGGGTTTCCGCAACCTTTGTAATGATCTTCCTTATTTTTGGCGGTTTCCTTGAGAAAAGCGGCGTCGGCGAATATTTCATGGAATTTGCGCAGGCCTTTACCGGAACTGCAGCTGGGGGACCTGCTAAGATAGCTGTGGTTAGTTCGGCCCTGTTCGGTTCCATATCTGGATCAGCTGTGGCCAACGTCTATGCCACAGGCTCTTTTACCATCCCACTAATGAAGCGTATTGGCTACCAACCTCATTTTGCCGGAGCCGTAGAAGCTGTTGCCAGTGCCGGGGGACAGATTATGCCTCCTATCATGGGCGCCGGCGCATTCGTTATGGCAGCCCTCTTAGGGGTTCCGTTCAATAAGATTATGGTTGCCGCTATTCTCCCCTCACTCTTCTACTATGGCGCTGTTCTTCTGATGGTTCACCTTACTGCAGTCAAAGACGGGCTTAAAGGGCTTCCAGCTGATGAGCTGCCCTCTAAAAAAGCTGTATTCAAGCGACTGTATATGATGTCTCCCGTTGTTCTGCTTGTTTATATGCTTTTGCTTGGATATACCCCCATGTATGGGGCCATTGCCGGCATAACTTTGGCTTGGGCTTTGTCGCTTATTAATCCAACCCTGCGTATGGGACCCAAAAAGGTTCTTGAAGCCATACATGATGGATCTGAAAACATCCCCATTATCTGTACGGCATGTGCCTCTGCTGGATTGGTGGTTGGATCGGTAGCTCTTTCAGGTATCGGTTTTAAGTTCGTCAGTGCTGTTATCAGCATTGCCCGCGGAAACTCACTGCTGGCGCTTATTTTGATCGCTCTGGTTTCCCTTATTCTTGGCATGGGACTGCCTACAACCAGCGCCTACATTCTCGGTGCGGCGTTAGGTGTTCCCGCCCTCGTTAAGATGGGTTTTCTTCCAATAGCGGCACATCTCTTCGTGTTCTATTACGCCATTGTTTCCAACATTACGCCGCCAGTAGCACTGGCCGCTTATGCTGCTGCATCTATTGCGGACTCATCGCCTAACAAAACCGGTTTTGCTGCTTGTAAACTGGGTATCTTAGCATTTATTGTACCCTTCGCTTTCTGCTACGATCCAGGTCTTATACTTCAGGGCGTACTTACAGAGAACTTAACGTCTCTCATAAGCGGAATAGGAGCTCTTACCGGCATCGCTTTCGCTTTGACAGGTTATGCCCGTGGTCCTCTGCCCTTATGGCACAGAACAGCTTTTGCCATCTCAGCTTTGGCTGCACTATATCATCATCCATTGCTTTCAATGGCCAGTGTGGTATTCACAGTGTTTCTTTTTATGCTATCCAAGCCGAAAGTTGTTGAAGTTACTTGCTGACCTGACTAACATAACAAACTCTATACGCATAATAAACAGTATGGGCGGCCCTTGAGCCGCCCAGTTTTATACTGCCAATGGCAGAAATTGTTTTAAAAGCTCTATCACCTTGTTGATCTTATTCTTAAAATGCACTGCTGTTTTTTAAATTTTAAAAAGAGAGAGCTACATTTGTTGTTTTAAAATAACCATTTCTGTCGTGTCATTCCGATTATAAAAAAGCATGATTGAAGCATTTGCTGCAAATTTATTCGCCAGGTAAGATTTTAGAGCGCTGCTTTCCATTTCTTTGGTACTACGGCCGTTGACTTCAATAATGATGTCTTTAGGCAGCAGACCTTCATCTGCAGCTAAGCTCCCAGGTTCTACTTTTGGAATAAGAATGTATCCCTCACCATTTTTATCTCCTAGAATAATCCCAAGAGCTTTTTGCCGTTCATTTCCAGAGCCAGGAAGTTGATTAACGGCTTCGCTGGCAATCTGATCCATTGGTGTTCCGTCAATTTTATTGCGAATTTCTTTAATAAGAGGAATAAGATGGTCGATTGATCGTTGACGTGCAAGTTGACCCTGCACTAACTCCGTTTCACTAACCATCAACTTGATGTTCCCGTCACGCTCTAACATGTTGAATTTTACCTTGCATAGCTGTGATGTCACCCAAAACCCATCACCAAAATTCTTTGCAACTATAATTTTGTATTTGTCTACTTCATCAACTGTAAAATTTTTGCCAGTCATGACTTCTAAAATCATGTCTTGCACTTCTTCCACTGTTGTTTCATGGATTGTCGTAGTATAGAGTTTAGCGGCGAAGGAAGATGATGCCATAACTATCAATAAGGTTAATATGATAAGAAGCATTCCAAGAATACGTTTCATCTCTTTACCTCCTTTATTTAAACCTTGCTATTCAAAACATTTTAAGGAGGCAGACCGACAGTTTATGGGGGCTCTCAATAACAGATGTTTGTGGCTTTATCAGCTGGTTTATAGGTGCGTTCTAATCTTATCAACTCTTTATTAGAGCGTTAGGAGGCATTGCTGAAAAGAAATTTCATATTGTTAATCATAGTATGGCTTTTTTCAACCTTTCATCTCATCCCACTTTAGCTCTGTGAAATTTACAGCATTATAGAGACTCAATCCTATTTCTGTCCACTCCTGAATTTGGATTTGACAAACAAAAAATTAATTCTACTCACACAACAATACTACTAACACTCCTTTTTACAAGTAAAGTTCTACAAACAGAGACAAAACGTTATTTTTGAAGAACATCTCTAGTGTGAGACAGAAATTCCAGCGTTTTGCGGCATACTGTACTTCAGATTGGTACGGATTAGGTCTAATTTTTATATCGAAATATCAAGACAAGGAATTGCAAAATTGCTTATTGAACAGAAATTATTAATATTGAAAGAATTAGGCGGTAAGATGAGTACTTTATGGATCACACAATATAATTCAGGTGATACAATAGCTCTAACCAAAACAGAGGTTATATAAGAGATAGGGTAAAATTTTTAAGGGGAGGTTTTTTTATGTCATTTTCACCAAGTTTAAGTTCAGGCTTTACGGCAGCAAGAAACAGAAGTAAGTATATTTCTCCTCAGTCAGGAATGTGTTCTTTGTGTGCAGATAAATGTTTGGGAACTTGTGAGATTGGTCAGGCAGCAGTTCTGGGAAAGATGTCTGTTTATCCCACAACTACAGGCCCTAATCAGATTGCGTCGGAAAAGGATTATCCAGTAGATTTTTCTCATTTCAACATAAACGGTCGTGCTTTTGGCGCCATAGGGACAGAGGCTGATTATGAACATGCTGAGATATTTAACGTTAATCTGGCTTCTGAATATGGTAATGATAATAAAATAAAGCTGGATCTGCCTATTGTTTTGCCCGCTTTAATAAAAATGAACTGGGTTGATTATTTTGGTGGCGCTGCTATGGCAGGAGTTACCTGCATGATAGGGGAAGATGCAAGGAACAAAGACGATGAACTGAAAATAGAGAACGGTAAAATTTCATCGTTCCCTATGCTTCAAAAAATCCATGATAGCTTTTATAAATATTATCGAGGAGTCGGGCAGATGGTGCTTCAGTGCAACGTCGATGACCACCTTATGGGCGTTCCTGAAATAGCTTTGAACAAATATGGCTTTGAGGCTCTGGAATTTAAGTTCGGTCAGGGTGCCAAGGGAACTCAACCGGCCAACAGGATTAAGGACTATGACGAGGCCGTAAAAAAAGTTGAGTGCGGAGCTCTTGTATTTCCCAATCCATTTGATCCTAAAATAATAGAACTTAAGGAAAAGGGTTGTTGTCCTAATTTTTACACTTACGGAAGACTGCCGATGTGGACGGAAGAATCAATGTCAAAACGGATTTCTGAACTACGCGCCATGGGGATGAAAAACGTCTACTTCAAAATGGCTGGTTTCGATCCGTCTGATGTGGAACGTGTAATCAATATGGCAGTGGAAAACAGAGTTGACATGGTAACATTTGATGGCGCTGGCGGTGGTTCAGGCTATAGCCCCTCGAAGATGATGAATGAATGGTCTCTCCCGACAATTTTGCTTGAAAAAGTTGTCGTAGATATCTGTGCAAAACTACAAAAACAGGGCAAGGTTCTTCCTGCAATGGTCATGACTGGTGGTTTTGCCAGTGAAGATCAGATATTCAAGTCTCTTGCATATGGAGATGGATTTATTAATGCTATTGGTGTCTGTCGTGCCTCTATGGCAGCAGCCATGACAGGAAAGACAATTGGAGACGAGATAAAAGCAGGCAGAACGCCCGAATTCTTCAAGAAATTTGGCAGTACTGTAGATGAGGTTTTTCATGATCTCGCTGACCTCAGAGGGATATATGGAAAAGAAGCTGACAACTTCTCTACAGGAGCAATTGGAGTTTTCTCCTATCTCAATAAATTGGCATTTGGCCTGAGACATTTTGCTGCTTTAAACCGTAAGTTCGATCTAAAATATTTTGACAGGAGCGATTTGATTCCGCTTACATACTACGCAAGCGATCTTATGGGTTAAATAAGAGGGAAAAGCTCTTTTACTGCACTTCCCCTATTTGGGTGTAGTTTAGATCCTTAATCGGTAAGATTTAATACATAGAAACAGCAGCCAGCAGAAAATCTTCTGCTGGCTGATTTTATTTATGAAGTGGAGGCGCATGAAAACTATGACTGACACCATAACTCCTTGAAAATGCAGGGCTCATTTTTTAGTAGAGGTTCATTTTGTACAACTTCTTTGCACAAACCTTTCTCAGATTTTTGTCCATAAGAAAACAATTGACTAAGGCGCCACAACTGTCGCATAGCGGCAGTTGTGGTCGCTCTTTAGCCATTTGTTATGTGATATTATCCTACTCTTGATTCAGAGTATTGATTTTTTATCTTTAGACGAAAAAAATGCCCTTTTGATTCTGAGGCTTCAAACTCAAGCCAAAGTGATTCAGGAAAATCAAAATATTGCCAAACTGGACCACTATTGAATTCAATTTCAAGGGTAGAATTGTTTGCATCATAGCCAATGCTTCGAATTATTGATGAATTAACATTTTGTCTGTCCATAAATACCACCTTTTTTAAGAGTTATATTTTTTGCTCTCTTATTTTAGTTACTACAGATTTGTAATTTTCCTCAGAGGGCTCATATTTTTTACTCCAACACTCTACAAGTTTGGGGTCTTCACTCGTCGGTCTTGGATTGTTCAGTTTTACTCTTATTCTGGATGGTATCTTGATTGATTCACCAACAATAACAGCCTCACCAATCCGCAAAGAAGGCAACAAGTCTATCAAACTATTTAAATTGTCTGGAGATGATGATTTAACAATAGATTGATCCCCTGAATTTGTTAAACGTAAAGCTATTAGCGTTCCAACTTGAGCAAGGATGGTTTCTGAAATTTCAGAAGGTCTTTGAGATATGACTAATGCCCCAACCCCAAACTTCCGACCTTCTTTAAAAATTCGTTCAACAGCGTTTTTCGAATAACTGTTATTATCATTCTTGTTTAAATAAGTATGGGCTTCTTCGTAAGCAAGCAAGAGCGGGCGATTTTTTCCAGTATAAGACTCATATTTTCCCCAATACATGCTGTCATAGACAAATCTTGTAATCAATCCAATCGCAATATCCAATACTTCAAAAGGGACTCCGCTAAGATCAAGTATGGCCAATTTGTTTTCACTGCCTATCCATTCATTCAACAAATTATGCAAGTCTTTTGAGGATGATGCATCTTTGTAATCACCAGGGTGAAACATAAAATTAAATCTGGAATCTTTAAGACGTGCTAAAAGCTTTTTTTCATATGAGTAAAAATCTTTATGCTGGCTTACATGTGGGGGTTGATTGTTGG
This region of Aminobacterium colombiense DSM 12261 genomic DNA includes:
- a CDS encoding TRAP transporter permease, with translation MRKLDGFVAKALYVYVLAMGFFHLYTAVFGTFEAFLQRAIHLTWVLPMAFVLYPLVPFKKDQLPDTTVPWYDWILAAASAAPGLYIMINYDQLMMRMQGVDELTTAQLILGTMLIVLLLEATRRIVGLPLVIVALVFTVYTYVCDASFLPSVLRGVPTEFDRIIEGMFLTDEGIFSSSLGVSATFVMIFLIFGGFLEKSGVGEYFMEFAQAFTGTAAGGPAKIAVVSSALFGSISGSAVANVYATGSFTIPLMKRIGYQPHFAGAVEAVASAGGQIMPPIMGAGAFVMAALLGVPFNKIMVAAILPSLFYYGAVLLMVHLTAVKDGLKGLPADELPSKKAVFKRLYMMSPVVLLVYMLLLGYTPMYGAIAGITLAWALSLINPTLRMGPKKVLEAIHDGSENIPIICTACASAGLVVGSVALSGIGFKFVSAVISIARGNSLLALILIALVSLILGMGLPTTSAYILGAALGVPALVKMGFLPIAAHLFVFYYAIVSNITPPVALAAYAAASIADSSPNKTGFAACKLGILAFIVPFAFCYDPGLILQGVLTENLTSLISGIGALTGIAFALTGYARGPLPLWHRTAFAISALAALYHHPLLSMASVVFTVFLFMLSKPKVVEVTC
- a CDS encoding PDZ domain-containing protein, with product MKRILGMLLIILTLLIVMASSSFAAKLYTTTIHETTVEEVQDMILEVMTGKNFTVDEVDKYKIIVAKNFGDGFWVTSQLCKVKFNMLERDGNIKLMVSETELVQGQLARQRSIDHLIPLIKEIRNKIDGTPMDQIASEAVNQLPGSGNERQKALGIILGDKNGEGYILIPKVEPGSLAADEGLLPKDIIIEVNGRSTKEMESSALKSYLANKFAANASIMLFYNRNDTTEMVILKQQM
- a CDS encoding KTSC domain-containing protein — protein: MDRQNVNSSIIRSIGYDANNSTLEIEFNSGPVWQYFDFPESLWLEFEASESKGHFFRLKIKNQYSESRVG
- a CDS encoding glutamate synthase-related protein, which gives rise to MSFSPSLSSGFTAARNRSKYISPQSGMCSLCADKCLGTCEIGQAAVLGKMSVYPTTTGPNQIASEKDYPVDFSHFNINGRAFGAIGTEADYEHAEIFNVNLASEYGNDNKIKLDLPIVLPALIKMNWVDYFGGAAMAGVTCMIGEDARNKDDELKIENGKISSFPMLQKIHDSFYKYYRGVGQMVLQCNVDDHLMGVPEIALNKYGFEALEFKFGQGAKGTQPANRIKDYDEAVKKVECGALVFPNPFDPKIIELKEKGCCPNFYTYGRLPMWTEESMSKRISELRAMGMKNVYFKMAGFDPSDVERVINMAVENRVDMVTFDGAGGGSGYSPSKMMNEWSLPTILLEKVVVDICAKLQKQGKVLPAMVMTGGFASEDQIFKSLAYGDGFINAIGVCRASMAAAMTGKTIGDEIKAGRTPEFFKKFGSTVDEVFHDLADLRGIYGKEADNFSTGAIGVFSYLNKLAFGLRHFAALNRKFDLKYFDRSDLIPLTYYASDLMG
- a CDS encoding TAXI family TRAP transporter solute-binding subunit; this translates as MKKFVILLLALTCVFSASMVAADTPDQLRFMAGPPGGNWFALGGALADLWSQKTVPTTSITGGAVANIINADKGKGDFGFSNTSMVAVAQKGAGAPFEEQVKNATILANLYTQYTYFLARKDFVEKHNIKSLDDLVARKIPTRFATLKTGTGSEFIINGIFKSGFGLDYRKALKEWGGSVEYASYSDGADLIADKHIDIFAFSVGKVASIVMQVESQTDIVILGMEQETLDKVGADYGTVTFTVDPGIYKSVKDTPVKVVGDYTCIVVRNDLDEKMVYDLCKTMHENQESLSKAVVDIKELNPATAIPGDPIKSHAGAIKYWTEAAKK
- a CDS encoding helix-turn-helix transcriptional regulator, with translation MPRDLSSVRLSRLNNLVLAFYSTPRMSKREIITRLEYSSDRTFERDLAYLRDEYAVDISYNRNTSQYVFYGRGKFLVSTALTEREVTSMAAGLKMAAHFLPHLEDACTELWGKLKGVLPEDIPEKGEQLALSTVVALPVSFMDSAVFETLFNAIQEKKTVRLRYCSPYGDGAPREHEICPWGMYFRAHAWYLWAWSCSKNSPMTLRIGRISSIVAYGTPPYVEPPENFDVGDYASSAWYGCTGEGIHDVSLKIEPPLAAVVAETTWHPTQKIEENEDGSIILSATVPNLGDVARWVMASAPYAKALEPTELKTQLYELGTSIVNSHS